In Castor canadensis chromosome 11, mCasCan1.hap1v2, whole genome shotgun sequence, a single genomic region encodes these proteins:
- the Dhrs11 gene encoding dehydrogenase/reductase SDR family member 11, with the protein MARAGMERWRDRLALVTGASGGIGAAVARALVQQGLKVVGCARTVGNIEELAAECKSAGYPGILIPYKCDLSSEEDILSMFSAVRSQHNGVDICINNAGLARPDTLLSGSTSGWKDMFNVNVLALSICTREAYQSMKERNVDDGHIININSMCGHRVPHQSVVHFYSATKYAVTALTEGLRQELLEAQTHIRATCISPGLVETRFAFKLHDKDPEKAAATYEHIKCLKPEDVAEAVIYVLSSPPHVQIGDIQMRPTEQVT; encoded by the exons ATGGCCAGGGCGGGCATGGAGCGATGGCGCGACCGGCTGGCACTGGTGACAGGAGCCTCGGGGGGCATCGGCGCGGCCGTGGCCCGGGCCTTGGTTCAGCAGGGACTGAAGGTGGTGGGTTGTGCCCGCACCGTGGGCAACATCGAG GAGCTGGCTGCTGAATGTAAGAGTGCAGGCTACCCCGGGATTTTGATCCCCTACAAATGTGACCTGTCAAGTGAGGAGGACATCCTCTCCATGTTCTCAGCTGTCCGCTCTCAGCACAATGGTGTGGACATCTGCATCAACAATGCCGGCTTGGCCCGGCCTGACACCCTGCTCTCAGGCAGCACCAGCGGTTGGAAGGACATGTTCAAT GTGAATGTGCTGGCCCTCAGCATCTGCACCCGGGAAGCCTATCAGTCCATGAAGGAGCGGAACGTGGATGACGGGCATATCATTAACATCAACAG CATGTGTGGCCACCGAGTTCCACACCAGTCTGTGGTCCACTTCTATAGTGCGACCAAGTATGCCGTCACTGCGCTGACAGAGGGACTGAGGCAAGAGCTTCTGGAGGCCCAGACCCACATCCGGGCCACG TGTATCTCTCCAGGCTTGGTGGAAACACGATTCGCCTTCAAACTCCACGACAAGGACCCTGAGAAAGCAGCTGCCACCTATGAACATATAAAG TGTCTCAAACCCGAGGATGTGGCTGAGGCTGTCATCTACGTCCTCAGCAGCCCCCCCCACGTCCAG ATTGGAGACATCCAGATGAGGCCCACGGAGCAGGTGACCTAG
- the Mrm1 gene encoding rRNA methyltransferase 1, mitochondrial: MRLLPVIKGATWCCAGRFGARRFSSAARRGERPGGEELSRLRLDDLAPTPRLELLFGLSPCLLALRAARRRVARVLLQAGRAGVQGERAELLRAAEARNIPVLRHRRQKLDALCRYQVHQGVCMEVSPLRPRPWSEAGETSPGDGPQQLWLVLEGLQDPRNLGAVLRSAYFLGVDKVITSRRNSCPLTPVVSKASAGAMEVMDVFATDDLASVLQAKAQQGWLVAGTVGYLGPEVSQSSQIPITGCLEFIWDRPTLLVLGNEGSGLSQEVLASCQLLLTILPGRQLPPGLESLNVSVATGILLHSICSQRKGIPVEKERG, translated from the exons ATGAGACTGCTCCCGGTGATTAAGGGCGCAACCTGGTGTTGCGCCGGTCGCTTTGGCGCGCGTCGTTTCTCCTCTGCGGCTAGGCGCGGGGAGCGGCCTGGCGGGGAGGAGCTAAGCCGCCTGCGGCTGGATGACTTGGCGCCAACCCCCCGGCTCGAGCTTCTGTTTGGCCTGTCCCCATGTCTCCTGGCTCTGCGGGCCGCCCGCCGCCGCGTGGCCCGGGTCCTGCTCCAGGCCGGCCGGGCTGGGGTACAAGGGGAGAGAGCCGAGCTGCTTAGGGCGGCCGAGGCGCGGAACATCCCAGTCCTGCGGCACAGACGGCAGAAGCTGGACGCCCTGTGCCGCTACCAGGTGCACCAGGGCGTCTGCATGGAGGTGAGCCCATTGCGGCCCCGGCCTTGGAGTGAGGCCGGGGAGACAAGCCCGGGAGACGGCCCCCAGCAGCTGTGGCTCGTCCTGGAGGGGCTCCAGGATCCCCGGAATCTTGGGGCTGTGCTGCGCTCCGCTTACTTCCTCGGAGTGGACAAAGTCATCACCAGCCGGAGAAACAG CTGCCCGCTCACTCCAGTAGTCAGCAAGGCCAGCGCGGGGGCTATGGAAGTGATGGACGTGTTCGCCACTGATGACCTGGCCAGTGTTTTGCAG GCCAAAGCTCAGCAGGGCTGGCTTGTGGCAGGCACAGTGGGCTACCTTGGGCCTGAGGTTTCCCAGTCTTCCCAGATCCCCATCACTGGTTGCTTGGAGTTCATCTGGGACCGGCCAACTCTCCTCGTGCTGG GAAATGAAGGCTCTGGTCTGTCACAGGAGGTGCTGGCCTCCTGCCAGCTTCTCCTTACCATCCTGCCTGGGCGCCAGCTGCCTCCTGGACTTGAGTCCCTGAATGTGTCTGTGGCTACAG GAATTCTGCTTCACTCCATTTGCAGCCAGAGGAAAGGTATCCCtgtagagaaggagagagggtaa